The following proteins are encoded in a genomic region of Deltaproteobacteria bacterium:
- a CDS encoding PEP-CTERM sorting domain-containing protein has protein sequence MITKKWALLVGLAFLLYSGVSYADPIGGSYPCTGNSCEGAMYTLSYSGSALSDSDLLHETYRITLDIDTSTYTGGGTYLADVAIKVSDSIDNVFLYAAPGGKSNWNLELVGLNNSGCSNGGSGFVCTYAESTYNGGKGVAITTGNGGGTVYSFVFDITVDNGTLFTGEGDSSIKARYVDNDGRKKGALLSEDITLQTPQVPEPTTLLLLGLGMIGVAGISRKLKK, from the coding sequence ATGATAACAAAGAAATGGGCACTTTTAGTAGGGTTAGCATTTTTGCTCTATTCAGGAGTCAGTTATGCAGATCCTATAGGGGGATCTTATCCTTGTACAGGTAATAGTTGCGAAGGTGCAATGTATACGCTAAGTTATAGTGGTAGCGCGCTTTCAGATTCGGACCTCTTGCACGAAACTTATCGTATCACGCTCGACATTGATACAAGCACCTACACTGGTGGCGGCACATACCTTGCTGATGTAGCGATTAAGGTCAGTGACTCGATTGATAATGTCTTTCTGTATGCAGCTCCAGGTGGGAAATCAAATTGGAATTTGGAGTTAGTCGGACTTAACAACAGCGGATGTTCTAATGGTGGAAGTGGCTTTGTTTGCACTTACGCTGAGTCCACTTACAATGGTGGAAAAGGTGTCGCTATCACAACCGGTAATGGAGGAGGGACCGTTTATTCGTTTGTTTTTGATATAACAGTGGACAACGGTACGCTGTTCACTGGCGAGGGGGATTCCAGCATCAAAGCCCGTTATGTTGATAACGATGGCAGGAAAAAGGGTGCACTTTTGTCGGAAGACATTACCTTGCAGACTCCGCAAGTGCCCGAACCCACCACCTTGCTGCTCCTTGGCCTCGGGATGATTGGGGTTGCAGGGATTAGCAGAAAATTAAAAAAGTAA